A genomic window from Brevibacillus agri includes:
- a CDS encoding PhzF family phenazine biosynthesis protein gives MKNIRVYHVDAFTREPFAGNPAGVVPDAGTLTLPQMQKIANELNLPESAFLLPAEHPEADFRIRYFSPTVEIDFCGHATVASSWVLATGLGWLAKSSRIVFETNVGLIPVELETAEGRLQRVQMTQIKPSVKEIALDREAVARMVGIAPDDLDERYPLKLASTGGVHLLVPVRSRAAIDQAEPLFAELGNLNKQHGITTTHLFTTDASSGFDLYTRDFAPAIGIMEDPVTGAANGALAGYLALEKLLPAGEQHHLVIGQGHAIDRPGTLYVTVDTTGQDPVVRVAGAAHVTIAGLMRV, from the coding sequence ATGAAAAACATACGTGTCTATCATGTTGACGCATTTACCCGAGAACCATTTGCGGGAAACCCGGCAGGCGTGGTTCCGGATGCAGGTACTTTGACTTTACCGCAAATGCAGAAGATTGCCAATGAGTTGAATCTTCCTGAGTCGGCCTTTTTGCTGCCGGCCGAGCACCCCGAGGCAGATTTTCGCATCCGCTATTTTTCGCCGACCGTCGAAATCGACTTTTGCGGCCATGCGACAGTGGCCTCTTCGTGGGTGCTCGCCACCGGGCTGGGCTGGCTTGCCAAAAGCAGCCGCATCGTCTTTGAAACAAATGTAGGGCTGATTCCGGTCGAGCTGGAAACGGCGGAGGGCAGGCTGCAACGGGTGCAGATGACGCAAATCAAGCCGTCGGTCAAAGAAATCGCGCTCGATCGCGAAGCCGTCGCGCGGATGGTCGGCATCGCCCCTGACGATCTGGACGAGCGCTACCCGCTGAAGCTCGCCTCGACTGGCGGCGTGCACCTGCTCGTGCCCGTCCGCAGCCGCGCGGCGATCGACCAGGCCGAGCCTTTGTTCGCCGAATTGGGCAACCTGAACAAACAGCACGGAATCACAACGACGCACCTTTTCACGACGGATGCGTCCAGCGGTTTCGACTTGTACACCCGCGACTTCGCTCCGGCGATCGGAATTATGGAAGACCCGGTTACAGGAGCCGCGAATGGCGCGTTGGCAGGTTATCTGGCGCTGGAAAAGCTGCTTCCTGCCGGAGAACAGCATCATTTGGTCATCGGCCAAGGCCACGCCATCGACCGTCCGGGAACGTTGTACGTGACGGTAGACACGACTGGGCAGGACCCGGTTGTTCGCGTGGCGGGCGCGGCGCACGTGACGATTGCGGGACTTATGCGCGTGTAG
- a CDS encoding LysR family transcriptional regulator, whose translation MTLFQMEVLIAIMNTGNFTRAGEQIGLSQSGVSHTIRSLEKELGISLFIRERGGVRLTATGEQIAASARIVLNQVSQMKRIAAEANGGSLSGTIRIGAFPSVSVQMLPRLLKALHGSYPELDTRLFEGSYQEIKEWLRTGVVDVGFLPWPDDELEGVLLLHDPLLAVLPVGHSLAAAKELALSQLAAEPFIMPMAGCEALIGSAFAAANLTPNVAYEVADNATILAMVEADVGVTVVPALTLPEPLSSIAARELSPPLKREIGVAVRSLRDASPAVHAFIQLAQRFSTLS comes from the coding sequence ATGACGCTGTTTCAAATGGAAGTACTCATTGCAATCATGAACACGGGCAACTTCACCCGCGCCGGGGAGCAAATCGGCCTCAGCCAGTCGGGCGTAAGCCACACGATCCGCTCTCTCGAAAAAGAGCTCGGCATCTCCCTGTTCATCCGCGAGCGCGGGGGAGTCAGGCTGACCGCTACAGGCGAGCAAATCGCCGCCTCGGCCCGGATTGTGCTGAACCAGGTCAGCCAGATGAAGCGAATCGCGGCAGAAGCGAACGGCGGCTCTCTGTCCGGGACGATTCGCATCGGGGCGTTTCCGAGCGTCTCCGTCCAGATGTTGCCCCGGCTGTTGAAGGCGCTGCACGGCTCCTATCCCGAGCTGGACACGCGGCTGTTTGAAGGCAGCTACCAGGAGATCAAAGAGTGGCTGCGCACAGGCGTCGTAGACGTTGGCTTTCTTCCCTGGCCAGATGATGAGCTGGAAGGCGTCTTGCTTTTGCACGACCCTTTGCTGGCCGTCCTGCCTGTCGGCCACTCGCTTGCGGCAGCCAAGGAGCTTGCGCTGTCCCAGTTGGCGGCTGAGCCGTTCATCATGCCGATGGCGGGCTGTGAAGCTCTGATCGGCTCGGCTTTTGCCGCCGCTAATTTGACGCCAAATGTCGCCTATGAGGTGGCGGACAACGCTACCATTCTCGCCATGGTCGAAGCCGATGTAGGGGTGACGGTCGTGCCCGCGCTTACTTTGCCCGAGCCGCTTTCGTCCATAGCCGCACGCGAGCTCTCGCCGCCTTTGAAACGCGAAATCGGCGTCGCCGTGCGCTCCTTGCGCGATGCCTCGCCAGCCGTCCACGCTTTTATCCAACTGGCCCAGCGCTTTTCTACCCTATCGTAA
- a CDS encoding DUF3899 domain-containing protein, which yields MKKWPVLIVVLAVVSSFALGLSFQSPALLPYINQSFLFGLVLLMAGCAVVVTRSGFFTIFLRGFQQLKSFFFRKPRLMDSDLVRGDDPVFAQKKEAAMRAATTLFLSSGTGMIVFSLVLTCFYYL from the coding sequence TTGAAAAAATGGCCTGTACTCATTGTTGTTCTTGCTGTCGTCAGCAGCTTCGCGCTCGGCTTGAGCTTCCAGTCGCCTGCCTTGCTGCCCTACATCAACCAGAGCTTTCTGTTCGGCCTCGTCCTGTTGATGGCCGGATGTGCTGTCGTCGTGACCCGCTCCGGTTTTTTCACCATCTTTCTGCGCGGCTTCCAGCAGTTGAAAAGCTTCTTTTTCCGCAAGCCACGGCTGATGGACAGCGATCTGGTGCGGGGAGACGACCCCGTTTTTGCGCAAAAAAAAGAAGCGGCCATGCGAGCGGCAACGACCCTGTTTCTCTCCTCCGGGACCGGAATGATCGTATTTTCGTTGGTGCTTACCTGTTTCTACTATTTATAA
- a CDS encoding RNA polymerase sigma factor, with amino-acid sequence MDERTGARIEQWFHAYSQDVYRFLVYYTGRTDIDDLVQETFVRALKAVQRRAEMIENPKTWLFAVARNVAIDERRRAKLIDWLPDVFLQHLVSRDKTPEESLELSENKRLLYEILNQLKRSYRDVLILRGIKGLSSKETAEVLGWTEAKVNLTMHRAMKAIQNNMHVSIAEVMHDAITR; translated from the coding sequence TTGGATGAGCGTACGGGCGCCCGCATCGAGCAATGGTTTCACGCATACAGCCAGGACGTCTATCGCTTTCTCGTCTACTATACCGGGCGAACCGATATTGACGATCTGGTTCAGGAGACTTTTGTTCGTGCGCTGAAAGCTGTGCAACGGCGAGCGGAGATGATTGAGAATCCAAAAACGTGGCTGTTTGCCGTTGCGCGAAACGTAGCGATTGATGAAAGGCGCCGAGCCAAACTAATCGACTGGCTGCCAGATGTCTTTTTGCAGCATCTCGTTTCCCGCGATAAAACACCGGAAGAGTCACTGGAGCTAAGCGAAAACAAACGTCTGCTGTACGAGATACTCAATCAGTTGAAGCGTTCGTATCGGGACGTTTTGATCCTGCGCGGAATCAAAGGTTTGTCGAGCAAGGAGACGGCGGAGGTTTTAGGATGGACCGAAGCCAAGGTCAATCTCACTATGCACAGAGCAATGAAGGCAATTCAAAATAACATGCATGTTTCCATTGCGGAGGTGATGCACGATGCCATCACGAGATGA
- a CDS encoding suppressor of fused domain protein — MNFFKKLFGGVESKEKAKDGTAIYTYNQQATSEPPAPMQYVEEIVTHFEAVFAGRDSSVFHEIISDTIHIDVNVMSPTEEEPFWVLYTNGMSDLPMTIPDEVQEQMEEVVDRAEVMMFLPGSWELTEESLQDENNYWPIRLMKQMARFPHQYNTWLGYGHTIPNYENYEPYADGTGLNGVILFQLSEEVSVISAKDGTRIHAFFLLPLYKEEMEYKLEYGMDALLEKLFALGDDALILNPNRANTCK, encoded by the coding sequence ATGAATTTTTTCAAAAAGCTGTTTGGCGGTGTGGAAAGCAAAGAAAAGGCAAAGGACGGCACGGCGATATACACCTACAACCAGCAAGCCACTTCTGAACCGCCCGCACCGATGCAATACGTAGAAGAGATCGTGACCCACTTTGAAGCGGTGTTTGCAGGCAGAGACAGCAGTGTTTTTCACGAGATTATTTCCGATACTATCCATATTGACGTGAACGTGATGAGCCCTACGGAAGAAGAGCCGTTTTGGGTGTTGTACACAAACGGGATGAGCGATTTGCCGATGACGATTCCGGATGAGGTTCAGGAGCAGATGGAAGAGGTGGTCGATCGGGCGGAAGTGATGATGTTTTTGCCCGGCTCCTGGGAACTGACAGAAGAGTCGCTGCAGGATGAAAACAACTACTGGCCGATCCGGCTGATGAAGCAAATGGCGCGGTTTCCGCACCAGTACAATACGTGGCTGGGGTACGGGCACACGATTCCGAACTACGAGAACTATGAGCCGTATGCGGATGGGACAGGCTTAAACGGCGTGATTTTGTTTCAGTTGTCCGAGGAAGTCAGCGTCATTTCGGCAAAAGACGGAACGAGGATTCACGCTTTCTTCTTGCTTCCTTTATATAAGGAAGAGATGGAGTACAAGCTGGAGTACGGCATGGATGCGTTGTTGGAAAAACTGTTTGCCCTGGGCGATGACGCGCTCATTTTAAACCCGAACAGAGCAAATACGTGCAAGTAA
- a CDS encoding ABC transporter ATP-binding protein yields the protein MTEALVDVRDLKKHFSIGPGFDLKAVDGVSFTIQKGETLGLVGESGCGKSTLGRTIIRLYENTAGEVLFRGKNVHQLRGKEVGQFNRDVQMIFQDPQASLNPRMTVEDIIAEGLDIHGLAKGSRRERVSELLQLVGLHKDHAQRFPHEFSGGQRQRIGIARALAVEPQFIIADEPISALDVSIQAQVVNLLEDLQHDRGLTYLFIAHDLSMVKHISNRIGVMYLGKMVELAASNELYARPLHPYTQALLSSVPVPDPTVKRERIVLQGDLPSPANKPSGCGFRTRCPLATARCAEEEPKWLEAERGHWVACHLIEA from the coding sequence ATGACAGAAGCGTTAGTTGATGTACGCGATTTGAAAAAGCATTTTTCCATCGGGCCTGGCTTTGACCTGAAAGCGGTAGATGGCGTGTCTTTTACGATTCAAAAAGGCGAGACGCTCGGCCTGGTCGGCGAGAGCGGCTGCGGCAAATCCACGCTGGGGCGGACGATCATCCGGCTGTATGAGAATACGGCAGGAGAAGTGCTGTTCCGCGGGAAAAACGTCCACCAACTGCGCGGCAAAGAAGTGGGTCAGTTCAATCGCGATGTCCAGATGATTTTCCAGGACCCGCAGGCGAGCCTCAATCCGCGGATGACGGTCGAGGATATCATTGCCGAGGGGCTGGACATTCATGGACTCGCCAAAGGCTCGCGCCGGGAGCGCGTCTCAGAGCTGCTTCAACTGGTCGGCCTGCACAAAGACCACGCCCAGCGGTTCCCGCACGAGTTCAGCGGAGGCCAGCGCCAGCGGATCGGCATTGCCCGTGCGCTCGCCGTCGAGCCGCAGTTCATCATCGCGGACGAACCGATCTCGGCGCTGGATGTCTCGATCCAGGCGCAAGTCGTCAATTTGCTGGAAGATTTGCAGCATGATCGCGGGCTTACGTATTTGTTCATCGCCCACGACCTGTCCATGGTCAAGCACATTTCCAACCGGATCGGCGTAATGTACTTGGGCAAAATGGTCGAGCTGGCGGCGAGCAACGAGCTGTACGCCCGGCCGCTCCACCCGTACACGCAGGCGCTGCTTTCCTCTGTGCCTGTCCCCGATCCGACGGTGAAGCGCGAGCGGATCGTGCTGCAAGGCGACTTGCCAAGCCCGGCGAACAAGCCGAGCGGCTGCGGCTTCCGCACGCGCTGCCCGCTCGCCACCGCGCGTTGCGCCGAGGAGGAGCCGAAGTGGCTGGAGGCGGAGCGCGGACATTGGGTAGCGTGCCACTTGATCGAAGCATAA
- a CDS encoding ABC transporter ATP-binding protein, with the protein MNQHLLMIDNLRVNFKTYGGEVQAVRGVSFHVDKGETVAIVGESGCGKSVTAQAIMGLIPNPPGKIVGGSIVFDGQEISGLAKKELLGIRGTQIGMVFQDPMTALNPTMKVGAQIVEGFVRSQKVTREEARQRAVEMLRLVGIPDPEKRIDQYPHQFSGGMRQRVVIAIALACQPRLVIADEPTTALDVTIQAQILDLLKRLQAEQELSVVIITHDLGVVAEIAHRMVVMYAGMVVETGTVEDVFANPRHPYTWGLMRSLPRLDEGEKQRLVPIEGTPPDLFDPPKGCPFAARCDFAMEICDQQMPVTTDFGCGHQASCWLHDPRAPRIEELVAAGRQGV; encoded by the coding sequence ATGAATCAGCATCTGCTTATGATCGACAACCTGCGCGTCAACTTCAAGACTTACGGTGGCGAGGTGCAGGCGGTGCGCGGCGTCTCCTTTCACGTAGACAAAGGAGAGACAGTCGCCATCGTGGGAGAGAGCGGCTGCGGGAAGAGCGTCACCGCACAAGCGATCATGGGACTGATCCCCAACCCGCCAGGCAAAATCGTCGGAGGGAGCATCGTTTTCGACGGACAGGAAATCAGCGGGCTTGCGAAAAAAGAACTGCTGGGCATTCGCGGCACGCAGATCGGGATGGTGTTCCAGGACCCGATGACGGCGCTCAACCCGACGATGAAGGTCGGAGCGCAAATCGTGGAAGGGTTCGTGCGCAGCCAGAAGGTCACGCGCGAGGAAGCGCGTCAGCGCGCCGTCGAGATGCTCAGACTGGTCGGCATTCCGGACCCGGAAAAGCGGATCGACCAGTACCCGCACCAGTTCAGCGGCGGTATGCGCCAGCGTGTCGTGATCGCGATTGCGCTCGCCTGCCAGCCGCGCCTCGTAATCGCCGACGAGCCGACTACAGCGCTCGACGTGACGATTCAGGCGCAAATTCTCGATTTGCTGAAGCGGCTGCAGGCGGAGCAGGAGCTGTCTGTCGTCATCATTACGCACGACCTCGGCGTCGTGGCGGAAATCGCGCACCGGATGGTCGTTATGTACGCGGGCATGGTCGTGGAGACCGGAACGGTCGAGGACGTGTTCGCCAATCCGCGCCATCCGTACACATGGGGCCTGATGCGCTCCCTGCCGCGGCTGGACGAGGGAGAAAAGCAACGGCTGGTGCCGATTGAGGGAACTCCGCCGGATTTGTTTGATCCGCCAAAAGGCTGTCCGTTTGCAGCACGCTGTGATTTTGCCATGGAAATATGCGACCAGCAGATGCCTGTCACAACCGACTTCGGGTGCGGCCATCAGGCGTCTTGCTGGCTGCACGATCCGCGGGCGCCGCGCATCGAGGAATTGGTCGCCGCAGGGAGGCAGGGAGTATGA
- a CDS encoding ABC transporter permease — protein MEQRVDPLFRPLTKNVQANVIARPSLSNGQQVIRKLAKNKLAMLGLFIIVALVAMAIIGPSLVPYSYSDQSLLTKNQPVSSEHWFGTDELGRDMFARTWYGARISLTIGVVAALIDLVIGVTVGGIAGYMAGRGKRGDRIDTIIMRIIEVLYGLPYLLVVILLMVVMEPGMLTIIIALSATGWVGMARLVRGQILQLKNQEFILAAQVLGAKFNRILLKHLIPNTFGVIIVNLTFTIPSAIFAESFLSFLGLGVQAPVASWGTMTNDGLGVILTGDWWRLFFPALMISLVMFAFNVFGDGLQDALDPRLRD, from the coding sequence ATGGAACAAAGAGTAGACCCGTTATTTCGGCCGCTGACCAAAAATGTGCAGGCGAACGTCATTGCCCGGCCGAGCCTGAGCAACGGACAGCAAGTCATCCGCAAGCTGGCGAAAAACAAGCTGGCAATGCTCGGGCTGTTCATTATCGTCGCGCTCGTGGCGATGGCGATTATCGGACCGAGCCTCGTCCCGTACAGCTACTCGGATCAAAGCCTGCTGACGAAAAATCAGCCCGTGTCGTCAGAGCACTGGTTTGGCACCGATGAACTCGGCCGGGACATGTTCGCCCGGACGTGGTACGGAGCGAGAATTTCCTTGACGATCGGGGTAGTCGCTGCGCTGATCGACCTCGTCATCGGGGTGACGGTCGGCGGGATCGCCGGCTACATGGCCGGGCGCGGCAAACGCGGCGACCGCATCGACACGATCATCATGCGCATCATTGAAGTGCTGTACGGCTTGCCGTATTTGTTGGTCGTCATTTTGCTGATGGTGGTCATGGAGCCGGGCATGTTGACGATCATCATCGCGCTGTCGGCCACCGGCTGGGTCGGGATGGCGCGGCTCGTGCGCGGGCAAATTTTGCAGTTGAAAAACCAGGAGTTCATTTTGGCTGCGCAAGTGCTCGGGGCCAAATTCAACCGGATTTTGCTCAAGCATTTGATTCCGAACACGTTTGGCGTCATTATCGTAAACTTGACCTTTACCATTCCGTCCGCGATTTTTGCCGAGTCGTTTTTGAGCTTTTTGGGACTGGGCGTGCAAGCGCCTGTGGCGAGCTGGGGGACGATGACCAACGACGGGCTGGGCGTCATTTTGACCGGAGACTGGTGGCGGTTGTTTTTCCCGGCGCTCATGATCTCGCTTGTGATGTTCGCTTTTAACGTATTTGGCGACGGCTTGCAGGATGCGCTCGATCCGCGCCTGCGCGACTGA
- a CDS encoding ABC transporter permease, giving the protein MSNYLVKRVLMMIVTLWIIVTLTFSLMHAIPGNPFASESDQLPEQILNNLRAKYNLDQPLPVQYVLYLKNLLLLDLGPSIKSDSRGVNDMIADGFGASAWLGAQAILIALVFGITFGIVAALNRNKWLDYVAMALAVLGVAIPSFIMAPLLINFFAIKLPVFPVATWGTWMHTVLPSLALAFGPVAVITRYMRASMIEVMNQNYIRTAEAKGIPMFIIVLRHGIRNAILPVVTFLGPLIASLITGTFVVEKIFAIPGIGKYFVDGIFNRDYPVILGTTIFYSAILIVTIFLIDIAYTLIDPRIKLTNKER; this is encoded by the coding sequence ATGTCAAACTACCTGGTGAAACGCGTTTTGATGATGATCGTCACGCTTTGGATCATCGTGACGCTGACTTTTTCCTTGATGCATGCCATTCCGGGAAATCCGTTCGCCTCCGAGTCGGATCAGTTGCCGGAGCAGATTTTGAACAACCTGCGGGCAAAGTACAATCTCGATCAGCCGTTGCCCGTCCAATACGTGCTCTATTTGAAAAACTTGCTGCTGCTCGATCTGGGGCCGTCGATCAAGTCGGACTCGCGCGGCGTCAATGACATGATCGCCGACGGCTTTGGCGCTTCGGCCTGGCTGGGGGCGCAAGCGATCCTGATTGCGCTCGTGTTCGGGATCACGTTTGGCATCGTGGCGGCGCTCAACCGCAACAAGTGGCTGGATTACGTGGCGATGGCCCTGGCAGTACTCGGGGTAGCGATTCCGAGCTTTATTATGGCGCCGCTGCTCATCAACTTTTTTGCGATCAAGCTCCCGGTTTTTCCGGTGGCGACATGGGGCACGTGGATGCATACCGTGCTGCCGTCGCTCGCCCTCGCGTTTGGTCCGGTCGCCGTCATTACGCGGTATATGCGGGCCAGCATGATTGAAGTGATGAACCAGAACTACATCCGCACAGCGGAAGCGAAAGGCATTCCGATGTTCATCATCGTGCTGCGCCACGGAATCCGCAACGCGATTTTGCCTGTCGTGACGTTTCTCGGCCCGTTGATCGCTTCCTTGATTACCGGAACGTTTGTCGTCGAGAAAATTTTTGCGATTCCCGGCATCGGGAAATATTTCGTAGACGGCATTTTTAACCGCGATTATCCCGTCATTTTGGGGACGACCATTTTTTACAGCGCGATTTTGATCGTGACGATTTTTTTGATCGATATCGCATATACGCTGATCGACCCGCGTATCAAGCTGACCAACAAGGAGAGATAG
- the pepV gene encoding dipeptidase PepV has translation MSEYWKEQALLQKAAFVEDVKAFLSINSIEDMTTATAGKPFGEGVAAALESLLARGAQDGFWTKNLDGYAGTIELGDGEEEVGVLVHIDVVTVGEGWTTPPFEPTIRDGRLYARGALDDKGPALAAYYALRLVRDSGLALTKRVRLIIGTDEESGWLCMKHFMEHDRVPPIGFSPDSSFPMTHAEKGQINPTLTIAPTQGSADGEGRLRLLSFVSGDQGNSVPDKAEAVVCLGAAAGEQLALAQLASQWEQFLQEKATSGRMEQLAPDRLKFTVAGKPAHGMAPEEGVNAGTLLACFLRERSFEGSASSFLSLLSDIIHEDYYGQRLQLACEDDVSGKLTVNAGILRYSETDGGSVRLNIRYPATISCEEYVEKLKKRVAELGWTIDSLRTSKSHYVPKDHPVIQTLSKVYEEHTGQPATLLSSGGATYAKIMPYGVAFGPLFPGKESTAHLIDEYVEIDDLLRAMAIYAHAIYELAR, from the coding sequence ATGAGCGAGTACTGGAAAGAGCAGGCGTTGTTACAAAAAGCAGCGTTTGTCGAAGACGTGAAGGCATTTCTTTCGATCAACAGCATTGAAGATATGACGACCGCAACCGCAGGCAAGCCGTTCGGGGAAGGGGTGGCGGCGGCGCTGGAGTCGCTGCTTGCGCGCGGGGCGCAGGACGGCTTTTGGACGAAAAATCTCGACGGCTACGCGGGCACGATTGAGCTTGGCGACGGCGAAGAGGAAGTCGGCGTGCTCGTCCATATCGACGTCGTCACCGTTGGCGAGGGCTGGACGACTCCGCCCTTTGAGCCGACCATTCGCGATGGCCGCCTGTACGCCAGAGGGGCGCTCGACGACAAAGGGCCGGCTCTGGCCGCCTACTATGCGCTTCGACTGGTGCGCGATTCCGGGCTGGCGCTCACAAAACGGGTGCGGCTGATTATCGGGACAGACGAAGAGAGCGGCTGGCTGTGCATGAAGCACTTCATGGAGCACGACCGCGTGCCGCCGATCGGCTTTTCGCCGGATTCGTCCTTTCCGATGACCCATGCGGAAAAAGGCCAGATCAACCCGACCCTCACCATCGCTCCCACGCAAGGGAGTGCAGACGGGGAGGGGCGCTTGCGGCTCCTGTCGTTTGTTTCCGGCGATCAAGGAAACAGCGTGCCGGACAAGGCGGAGGCTGTCGTTTGCCTCGGGGCTGCGGCTGGGGAGCAGCTCGCTTTGGCGCAGCTTGCGTCGCAGTGGGAACAGTTTTTGCAGGAAAAAGCGACAAGCGGGCGGATGGAGCAGCTTGCGCCAGACAGGCTGAAGTTCACCGTGGCCGGAAAGCCCGCGCATGGCATGGCGCCAGAAGAAGGCGTCAACGCGGGAACGCTGCTCGCCTGTTTCTTGCGGGAGCGGTCGTTTGAAGGTTCTGCCTCTTCGTTTCTTTCGCTCTTGTCAGACATTATTCACGAAGACTATTACGGGCAACGTTTGCAGCTCGCTTGCGAGGACGACGTATCCGGCAAGCTGACCGTCAACGCAGGGATTTTGCGCTACAGCGAGACGGACGGGGGCAGCGTTCGCCTGAACATCCGCTATCCCGCGACTATCTCCTGTGAGGAGTACGTGGAAAAGCTGAAAAAACGGGTAGCGGAGCTGGGCTGGACGATTGATAGTCTGCGCACCTCGAAGTCGCACTACGTGCCGAAAGACCACCCTGTCATTCAAACCTTGTCCAAGGTGTACGAGGAGCATACAGGCCAGCCCGCTACGCTGCTGTCGTCCGGCGGTGCGACTTACGCGAAAATCATGCCGTATGGCGTAGCTTTCGGGCCGTTGTTTCCAGGCAAGGAATCGACTGCGCACCTGATCGATGAATACGTCGAGATCGACGACCTGCTGCGGGCGATGGCGATATACGCCCACGCCATTTACGAGCTGGCCAGATAA